The DNA region CCCCGACTTTCTGCGCGTGAATCTCCATCTCCCACACAAGAAACGCACGCCCGGAAAAATCTACAGCCGTCATCACTAAAGCCTCGTCCATCGGCAGAATCATATTTCCGTAGCGGTTAATGCCTCTCTTATCGCCGATAGCCTCACGAAACGCAAGCCCTAAGCATATTCCGACATCCTCGACAGTGTGATGATAATCAACGTCATAATCCCCCCTGCATTTCACAGACAGGTCAAACCGGCCATGAGAGGCGAAAAGCGTCAGCATATGATTCAGGAATCCGCACCCCGTATCAATCTCACTGTGTCCGCTTCCGTCAAGCTCAAGCGACAATGTTATGTCAGTCTCTTTTGTCGTCCGGGTGATGTTACTTTGTCTCATTCTCTGTAACTCCCTTCATGACCTCAAGAAATATCTGCATTTGTTCAGCCGTCCCGATTGTGATTCTGTTGTAGTCGGAAATTGCCGGGGGATTCGAGAAATGCCGAATCATTATGCGGTTCTTCTTGAGGGCGTTAAAGATATTTTCTCCGCTGATTGACTCGTGTTTTGCGAACAGGAAATTTGCTGACGAGTCAAGAACGTCAAAGCCCATTTCCTGAAGCCTTGTCCGTGTGTTGTCGCGAACCTTGCGGATGATGTCGATGTTTTTCCGCGTGTATTCCTCATCCTCAAGAGAACCGAGTCCCGCCGCCTGTGTCATCGCGTTAATGTTGTAGGGCGTTATTGTGTTCTTGATGTTGCGGATGTCCTGCGCGATTTCCGGGGAAGTCATGCACCATCCGAGACGCGCCCCGGCAAGCGACCGGGATTTAGAGAAAGTCCGGGAGATTATGAGGTTGTCATATTTTGGGAGGAGGGTTACCGCGCTTTGCCCGCCGAAATCTATATACGCCTCATCAATCACAGCGAGGCTTCCGGGATTCGATGTGATTATGGTCTCAATGTCATTCAGAGTCATGGCTAGTCCTGTCGGTGCGTTAGGGTTTGCGATGATGATGGTACGCCCGCGCATGTCCCTGTAATATGACGGGTCAACATGAAAATTCTTCAACGGCACTGTAACGCAGTCAACGCCGTAAAATTTCGCCAGTATCCTGTAGAATGAGTATGTGATATTCGGGAAAGCCGCGCCCTTTTCGCACAGTCCCATGAAAATGAAGCTGAGTATCTCGTCTGAGCCGTTCCCGAAAACTATCTGCGAGGGGTCAAGGCTGTACATCCCCGCGATTTTCCCGGCAAGCTCGGAGCAATCCGGGTCGGCGTAGTAGTTGAGTCCCTGCGCTGCCTCGTGGGAATATGCTATAGCTTTGGGCGACGGGGGGAAGGGGGACTCGTTTGTGTTGAGGCGTATATAGCCCTTCATGCTTTCGGCTTCATTGCTTGTGTCGTATGGAGTGAGTGATGAGAATTTTGTGTGAAGGAATCTGCTCATTGTTCGTAAATCCTTCCTAATGATGAAATTTTTGCGGTGATAATTATAGTTGACGGGGAAATTTTCTGCTATATTATCCCGTTACCACACATGAAAAGAGAGGCGGCCATGTACGTTATTGACGAGGTGAAAAATTCTTTCATTTGCGGC from Synergistaceae bacterium includes:
- a CDS encoding histidinol-phosphate transaminase; protein product: MSRFLHTKFSSLTPYDTSNEAESMKGYIRLNTNESPFPPSPKAIAYSHEAAQGLNYYADPDCSELAGKIAGMYSLDPSQIVFGNGSDEILSFIFMGLCEKGAAFPNITYSFYRILAKFYGVDCVTVPLKNFHVDPSYYRDMRGRTIIIANPNAPTGLAMTLNDIETIITSNPGSLAVIDEAYIDFGGQSAVTLLPKYDNLIISRTFSKSRSLAGARLGWCMTSPEIAQDIRNIKNTITPYNINAMTQAAGLGSLEDEEYTRKNIDIIRKVRDNTRTRLQEMGFDVLDSSANFLFAKHESISGENIFNALKKNRIMIRHFSNPPAISDYNRITIGTAEQMQIFLEVMKGVTENETK
- the hisB gene encoding imidazoleglycerol-phosphate dehydratase HisB; translated protein: MRQSNITRTTKETDITLSLELDGSGHSEIDTGCGFLNHMLTLFASHGRFDLSVKCRGDYDVDYHHTVEDVGICLGLAFREAIGDKRGINRYGNMILPMDEALVMTAVDFSGRAFLVWEMEIHAQKVGDFDTELAGEFWQAFAGNSLCTLHFRQLSGRNAHHIIECAFKSAARSISQAVRINPELGGAIPSTKGVI